The sequence attatttgtcATAAATATTTAAGCTAAATATATATTACACATGATGTgagtattgttattttatttaatatataagtaTGTTTGTTTGTGAGTattgtaattttaattgtttgatgATTTATGGATTAGTAGTCCTTGATAGAATGCCTaagagaaaatttttcataCAATGCCAACAAAGTGTTCAATAGAATACCTAAGTGACAAGTATTTAATAGAATTGTTTAATTCATTTTCTCtttaaatttctaaacatgCGGAATTCAATGCTTATGTTCAGTAGATGCTATTTATTAATTCTCATTTTAATTGATTCATTCCaaacaaatattatcaaatgtttttttatattcatacatctaattttatttactcAATGTTTGAACATACTCAATTTAATGCTTAGATTTCATGTTAcctcaatttattatttattatttatttatttaaaattaattatttaattttttttacaccCTGATCGAGTTTTAAGGTGCAGACATATTTCTATTCTTGAGCCACCCACTCAAATCATGAGCATTTTAGGAGAAGCGGGGTTCTAGCATGCAGTTCAAGTCTGtcatttttggattgattctagATTAGTGAAGAGATGGTGACCAGAAACACACATATTGCACTTGACTTGTGGTGAAGCAAAATTACATTAGAGGATGTGACATTGTTACAGGGCTTACCTATTAATGGCAATGAAGTCATTGGACCAACATCTTGCTTTGGTATTGATCTATGTGAGGAGTTACTCGATGTTGTCCCACCTCTTGAGCACATAAAAAGCCAAACAATAACTCTCACTTGGCTCCAAGATACGTTTGGTGTGTTACAGCATGATGGAAATGAACAATAGATTGAGTGTTGTgctcatgcatatatatactaaGGCTCATTAGACGTGTCCTAATGCAAGATATGTCACAAAATAGGGTTTATTTGAAGTGGTTACCACTTTTGAGGGATTTCACAGAAGTTGGAGGATATAGTTGGGGATCGGCATGTCTAGCTACCTTATATAGGTCCTTATGATGTGCATGCATCAAAGATATAAAGAATATTTGTGGAAGCATGATACTACTTCAGTCATGGGCATGGTATAGAATTTTGAACATATCTCCACAAACTCAATCCAAAGTGTTATTTCCTCTAACCCGCAGGTAagaatgatttttaataattattcattttttaatgaaCTACCTAAACTATCATCTAACTCATTCTTCTTTTCAGGTGGACGTACATTCAAGTGGATGATGACAGACATAGTAACAACCATAATATTAGGGTGTATAGACAGTTAATCGATCAAATGGAACCATAACAGGTaaattatacacacacacacacacacacacacacacacacacacacacacacacacacacacacacacatataaagTGGAGGCCATATGATATGGACAATTAACAGATGCTTTATGTGTGATGTTAAATATGTGCAAATGTCAACATGCGATATACAATTAGTATTACAATTGGTTTGTTAATACCGTAAGTGCACaaatcgccaagtaatacctcgtgaatgagcacgagggtcgtatttcctcAGGAACGGCGAGATGCTTCTATTACtaccttttcacttaatcaatagacTAAACATTTacgttctttctttaatttaattctaCAATATAATACATAATATAATTGGAGAATCTTTAAGCATAAATGGAATTAGTTTGGaggttgtatgatagttatcttgattattacttatggtaGGCGTTTAGTGTGACAATCGTGTTCTACAATTAGATCatgggaattcaaaggcctactagtcccaaatcccttggcaactaggtctaaatcactaggagcttaagatggaatctcttccaccccaagctcttatgtttgccttaagtgtggGAATTCCAAGAGAAAGGATAAATTAAACCCTAAGactaaggggcaatcaatccctaatccagagatctaccaatacctaacctcttaaagcatgcatagatctaacatagcATGGGTCTTCTAATGTGGGGGCAGATCTTcttcatccacattaacaaaaaaatcattcaagcaCACATGCAATTattcacaaaaactagaaagatttattggattaaacaatcaagattcataaataataatcgagggacctagacaaACAATTttcctcgaattaggttcttatagATCATAAAATAgacaatgaaagcatgaaaaaccataagaccaagaataaataagcattcAATAGAATTCCTAAATTAACTGCCTCCAACGGGTCCTCTAAGGTTGAGGGTGAGAGGATCCTAAGATTGTCTGGACGGTGTGTGTCATTCGCACCTTCCTTTAACATGATTGTTGGATTATCCTTGAGAAACCTCAccgaaatttattgaaatatggAAGAACTTCGTCTCCAGTTTCTTAGATCTCTAGAACTCCGGCCGCCCTACCTTATTTGGTGAAAGAGTCTCCccaaatttagagaaaactTGGGTATTTATAGTGATCGGATCCACCACGGCCCCAAGATGGGTGTTGTGGGTTTTCACAATGGCTGTTGTGAGGCTGTCGTGACTTCAGTGTGGCTTCCAATGACTCCATGCTGCCACGACTTCATAACAggagtggtaagtgtagacaacgaGTGTTATAACTTGTCACCACACCGTTGTGAACCGTTGTGAAGTTCTGATTCATCAACTTGGCCAGTTTTACTTCAAAACAACCCATATTCACTTTTTTCCCCTAAAccagaaataaaaatcatggtgaataaaatattgaaatttcgtACTAATGCGGtactaaacatgtcaaatttcatgctaaatgtagtatGAATGATGTAAAAAATATGATCTAATTAGCACTTATCAACGATATAATTGCAGAGgtttcatttgaaatttatacTAACAGGTTATTATGGACTGCATATACATCATTGATCCATTTTAAAGTTATTGAGTGGCACCTAACCAATCGAATAATAAGACAATTTGGATACACTTAAGGCATTCCACAAGCATCAGTAGACATTGGACTGCCCCATGAACATGATCTCCATGGTAGAGTAGACATAGATTTGGAGATAACACATGCTAAGTGGATTGGATATTGGAGAGAGAAATAGCATCACGTTGCCTTTAGCTTAATGCTCCAGTCGGGGGGAATGCAATTTCGAGATCATATTATGACTGGTATATCACCAACACTATTATCTTTTTATCATCAGATCATGGCCTTTTATATCCTCGAAGAAGAGGTAATGTTCTACTAACCCCACTTCGAGCCTTCCCTACAGCTGATGTAGATGCTCCACTATCGAGTCCTTCTCCACCAAGGCGTTGTAGGTGTGGTTCTCGCGCGTGTGAGTAGTGATGAACCTAGTTAACATTAATAACAAGATGAAGTTTACCAGCCATCTCTATCATTAGTTGATATTGCCATCAGCTAATCTTCTAATTATCCTGGAATTCCTCCATTCAATCATAGTAGATATTCGATGGCTTTAGAGATGGACTTTATGTAGACCCTTATTTGAATATGTACCTCATGTCTCTATAGAATGAGGTGAGTCAAGCTGACCGAGACAGTTTTCACATGAAGATTGGCAACCTTCCCATACTGATCACAATTTAAATGATCGATAGCAAATCCTTCCATTGCCAGAAGAAATAGGGAGCATGTATTTGATATGCGTAATCATTTCACTGTTCGATGCTTCTATGTTTTATTCAATGATTctctttaaaaaatagtaaagagaTATCATTTTCTGCGTAGAAACAAGATTGATTGTCACACAAATATATAACACTATCTTCACTTGTTGTAATGGAACCATTGTAGTTAGTAAACTAGAACAAGTGATCTTTCTGCCATTTTTGAATAAGATCGAGGAATATATTACAGATTTTGAATTTGAACAAAGTGAGTAAGGTAAGAATCAAAACATAACAGTTGGGAATATATAGGGATGGATCACAAGTATTTCAAGCTTTTAATGAGATAGATTCTTGTTGGTTGATAATTTAATCATAGTACTTTTGACCCTTACTAGTTTTTATTCTTAGACCACATAATTTTTGAGAGTTACAGGTTTGACTGTCTTGGTAGGTGCAAGTTTTTACAAGTGCAAATTTGACCATTGTGACTTTTTATTATTGGATGGTTTACCTTCATTTTTTTAGACTAATTGATACGGGTTGTAGTTTTGACCGTCATAATTTATGACAAATGCAGAATTAACTATCATAATACTTACCATTGCATGTTTGATTATTGTCACTTTTAACTATTCCATATCTGAcagtaataattttatatagttgtagTTTGAATTTAAACAAAGTGAGTAAGCTAAGAATTAAAACATAACAGTTGGGGTTATATCAGAAATGATCTCAAGTATTTTAGACTTATTAATGAGATAAATTCTTATTGGTTGAAATTTTAATCATAGTATTTTTGACCCTTACCCGTTTTTATAATTAGACCACATAATTTCCGAGAGTTGTAGGTTTGAGTGTCCTGGTAGGTGCAAGTTCTGACAAGTGCAAATTTGACCATTGTGACTTTTTAATATTGCATGGTTCACTTTCATTTTATCTGATTGATTGATGTAGGTTGTAGTTTTGACCGTCATAATTTATGACAGATGTAGAATGACTTTTATAATTCTTATCATTGCAAGTTTGATTGTTGTCACTTTTTACTATTCCATAATTGATAGTAATAATTTCATGTAGctgtaatttgaattttaaaaaagtgaGTAGGGtaagaatcaaaacataaaagttGGGGTTATATAGAGAAGGATCTCAAGTATTTCAAGCTTTTTAATGAGATAGATTCTTGTtggttgatattttaattatagtaCTTTTGGCCCTTACCAGTTTTTATTCTTAGGCCATATAATTTCTGATAGTTGTAGGTTGACTATTCTGGTAGGTGAAAGTTCTGACAAGTGCATATTTGACTGTTGTGACTTTTTATTATTGCATGGTTCACCTTTATTTTATCTAGCTAATTAATTCAGGTTGCAGTTTTGACTGTCATAATTTATTACATATGTAGAATTGATTGTGATAATTCTTATCATTGCAGATTTGATTGTTGTCACTTTTAACTATTCTATATCTAATagtaataatttcaaataattgtaGTTTGAATTTAAACAATTTGAGTAGGGTAAGAATCAAAACACACCAATTGGGGTTATATAGGGAAGGATCTCTAGTATTTCAGGCTTTTTAATGAGATAGATTCTTTTTGGTTGAAATTTTATTCATAATACTTTTGGTCTTTACCAGTTTTTCTTCTTGGGCCACATAATTTATGAGAGTTACAGGTTTGACTGTTTGGTAGGTGCAAGTTCTAACAAGTGcatattttgataattgtgACTTTTTATTATTGCATGGTTCACCTTCATTTTATCCGACTGATTGATGCAGCTTACGATTTTGATCATCATAATTTATGACAGATATAGAATTGACTGTGATAGTTTTTATCATTACAGATTTGATTGTTGTTACTTTTTACTATTCTATATTTgacaataataatttcatatatctataatttgaatttaaacaaAGTGAGTAGTAGGGtaagaatcaaaacataataattgGGGTCATATAGGGAAGGATCTCAAGTATTTCAGCCTTTTTAATGAGATAGATTCTTGTTGGCTGAAATTTTTATCGTAGTACTTTTGAGCCTTATCAATTTATTCTTAAGCCCCATAATTTCTGAGAGCTACAGGTTTGAGTGTTTTGTTAGGTGCAAGTTTTGACAAGTGCAGATTTGACCTTTGTGAGTTTTTATTATTGCATGGTTAACTTTCATATTATCTGATTGATTAATGCAAGTTGTAGTTTTTACCGTCATAATTTATACAGATGAAGAATTTACAATCGTAATTCTTGTCAGTGCAAATTTGATTGTTGTCACTTTTTACTATTCTATATCTGATAGTAATAATTTCATATAGTTGTAGTTTGAATCTAAACAAATTGAGTAAGGTAAGAATCAAAATATAACAGTTGGGGTTATATAGGGAAGCATCTCAAGTATTTCAGGCTTTTTAATGTGATAGATTGTTTTTGGTTGAAATTTTATTCATACTACTTTTGGTCTTTACCAGTTTTTATTCTTAGGCCACATAATTTCTGAGAGTTATAGGTTTGACCTTCCTAGTAGGTGCAAGTTCTAGCAAGTGCATATTTGACAATTGTGACCTTTTATTATTGCATGGTTCACCTTCATTTTATCTGACTAATTGTTGCAGGTTGCAATTTTGATCGTCACAATTTATGACAGATGTAGAATTGACTGTCATAGTTCTTATCATTACAGATTCGATTGTTGTCACTTTTTACTATTCTCTATCTGACAATAATAACTTCATATAGctataatttgaatttaaacaaAGTGAGTAGTAGGGTAAGAATCAAAACATAACAATTGGGGTTATATAAGGAAGGATCTCAAGTATTTCAGCCTTTTTAATGAGATAGATTCTTGTTAGTTGAAATTTTTATCAAAGTACTTTTGACCCTTACCAATTTATTCTTAAGCCCCATAATTTTTGAGAGCTACAGGTTTGAGTGTCCTGATAGGTGCAAATTTTGACAAGTGCAGATTTGACCTTTGTGACTTTTTATTATTGCATGGTTCACCTTTATATAATCTTATTGATTGATACAAGTTGCAGTTTTTACCTTCATAATTTATGACATATGTAGAATTTACaatcataatttttatcattGCAAATTTGATTGTTGTCACTTTTTACTATTCCATATCTGATAGTAATAATTTCATATAGTTATAGTTTGAATTTAAACAAATTGAGTAGGGTAAGAATCAGAACATAACAGTTGGGGTTGTATAGAGAAGGATCTCAAGTATTTTAAGCTTTTTAATGAGATAGATTTTTGttggttaaaatttttatcatagTACTTTTGGTCCTTACCAATTTTAATTCTTGGGCCACATAATTTCTGAGAGTTGCAGGTTTGACTGTCATGGTTAGTGCAAGTTCTGACAAGTGCAGATTTGACCATTGTGACTTTTTATTATTGCAtggtttacttttattttatttgactgATTGATGTAGGTTGCAGGTTTGACccataatttataataaatgtcGAATTGACAATCATAAAACTTACCATTGCAGATTTGATTGTTGCCACTTTTTACTATATACATCTGAcattaataatttcatatagCTGTAGTTTGAATTTAATCAAAATGAGTAGTAGGGTAAGAATTAAAATATGACATTTGGGGCTATATAGAGAAGGATCTTAAgtatttaaggtttttttaatgaaatagatTCTTTTTGGTTGAAATTTTAATCATAGTACTTTTGACCtttatcagtttttattttcaggCCACATAATTTCTGAAAATTGCAGGTTTATTTGTCCTGGCAAGTGCAAGTTTTGACAAGTGCAAATTTGACTGTTGTGACTTTTTATTTAGGGgttaaaaatgtataattttatattaattaaaaatataatttaaaatattttatggattaaaatgtaaaattgttaaaaattttataaaattaaaaacagtgaaaaattaattacatatttttcaCCGTTTAGTGTgtattggttattttttttataaattacgtATTTAcgtaattaaataatataaatgcaatattaaaaaaaaaccaaatgaagacgacaaataataaaactaaaaaatataaaaaaaaaaaacaacgatGTCACATCACAAGGGAAAAAAATCCACGCATATCCGTATTTTAGGGTTTTCTGATTaatgttttctatatttatgatttataaattttcataaatagaGAATATTCTATGTATTCTTGAGAGAGAAAGGTCGGGCTCcttttttttgtgcattaatGGGAGCACGTAATTTGAGTAATTACTTCTGACTCACTTGTGACTTTAATGAGTGCAATTCACACTCTTCAACTAGCACAGTTGATTTGTGTAAAATTAATTACGTACACATAAGCTAAGGAACTGACGTAGGAATTGAAGCATATtgcaaatacataataaaatggatataaaaatttatttgtatatttccACTTAAAAAAGTTAGGagactaatttaaaaacaatatcaaaaacatattttgataatttttgtttttctgaattTCCCAAAACGTGAATCTTGTCCTTGCTGATGAATGAGCCCAGCTCATGAAGTTTGTCACCTGTTGATGAAAATGTCCGCACTCGTGAGCGTCCTCGTACAGGCATGTGGGCCAACAccaattattttatatgtagtagaatacatgaaaaaaacaaatgaactaAATGAATGTCAATTCATCTCGCGAGCTATGCTactcatttttggagaaagTACCACTGTTTATTTAtcaattcatttatttaagGTGGTTGAGAACAAATTATGTTAGGATCCTGTGtagatgaaaaattattatattcacTATATTCATTCTCTCACGAGATACCTATTATATTcataacatttatatttttattttatgtgaattacaatttaaattcgtctttttaaatatttggtgGCAATaaattgaaagatttttttaataacaattaattatttagaggtatatatagatatatatatatatttgaaaatttttatatattaataaataatatcattaaCAAAACAAGTTCACCTGCCCATTCATGCATGGcgatacatatataattaaaaaagaaaaaaaaaaaaaggtgtggAATGTGGATAGAACACAATTGAACacaatttatttatgatatatagaAACAAATCTCAAACTTGAAGCTCGTCCCTTAAAAGGATACCGATGCTGATCAtaaagttcaataattataaaGACTTACAGTGAATCAAACAACGCATAATTAAACTCTTCACAGATCAATCCAAGGTTGCAAGTAACGCTTCAGCATGGTCTTGAACCACCTTCCATGCGAATTTCACATGCTTCTCCTCTGTCAAAGAAGCTCCAATGGCAAATCTTATGATATATACTCCTCCAACTATAGCATGAGTCATGTATATTTTTCCAGATGAGTTCACCGCCTCAAGGAGTTTCTGGTTGAGCTCGTTCTCAATCGCCACCACCCTCTCTGGCTCTTTACCTTTTGATTTTGACGTCGGCAAGAGAAGCCGGAAGCAAACCATAGCAAAGGTCCTCGCCAAGAAAATCTCAAACCTCTTGTCCGTCTGCACCATGTCTTCAAACAGCTTTGCCATCTTCACATGGCTCCTAATGAAATTCCTCAGGCTGGCAACTCCATAACTACGCAACACCAGCCACAGCTTCATTGCACGGAACCTTCGGCTGAGTGCAATCTGCCAGTCTTTGTAGTCAATCACTTGCTTAGATTCAGTGGCCTTGTTTTTCAAATACTCCGGGTTTGTTGACAGTGCGTTCACTAGAGCTGCAGGTTCTCTAACCCATAGACAACAACAGTCCAAGTTATTGAAGAACCATTTGTGAGCATTGAAGCTGAAGGAGTTGGCTTTCTCCACTCCATCAATGAAATGGCGAAACTCCGGGCACACGCATGCGCCTCCAGCGTATGCGGCGTCGACATGGACCCAAACTCCGAAATCTTTCGCGACGTCGCAGAGGCCAGCGATTGGATCGACGGCGGTGGACGAGGTCGTCCCGATCGTCGCGCAGAGGTAGAGCGGGACCAGCCCGGCGGCGATGTCAGCAACGAGTGCTTCACGGAATGACGCTGGTGAAAGCCCGAACGCGTTTGACTGATAAGTTTCGATAGCTCGGAAGTTTCGTGGTTGGATGCCGACGATCTGCGCGGCCTTACGTAACGCGCAGTGAGTTTGATCGGAGCCGTAGACAACCAAACGAGTGATTTGATCTCGGCCAATCTCATTCAAGATCTTGTCACGCGCCGCTGTAAGAGTGCAGAGAATGGCTTCGCAGGTGGTACCTTGGAGCACACCACCACCGCCGCCAGAGTAAAGGAAGGACGGAGGTAGGTCGATCATTTTGCCGAGCCAGTCCATGACGATGGTCTCGAGCTCAGTAGCGGCCGGGGATGACATCCAGTTGAAACCCACAATATTGAAGCCAGTGCTAAGCATCTCGCCGAGAAACCCGGCAGTGCTGCCACTGGACGGGAAGTAGGCGTAGTAGTTGGGGCTCATCCAGTGGGTGATCCCGGGCACAATGTCATTCTGAACGTCTTGCAGTATGGTTTCAATGGGTTCTGGGTTGTTGGGTGCGGTGTCAGGGATGAGCTTGGAGAGATAACCAGGTTCAACCTGGCTACGAACGGGATATTTGTCAACATTGTGGTAGTAGTCGGCCAAGAAGTCGATAACCAAATGGCCCTGTCGGCGAAATTCTTCAGGGTCAAGAGGTTTTGGGTGGCAGGTTTGGTTGGCCTCGAGAAGGTCAGCTTGAAGACTGCCCATTGTTAAGAGGTATGAACTATGAAGATAGGAATTTGGAGGCGTCGAGTATTGGAGGAGATTGGAAGCCTTATATAGAATGAGTGGGTAGGTTTGGGGGTTGGTAAGGTGGCCAAGGCCAGTGGTTTGGTTTGGTGGCAATAAGAGTTGTTTGTAATGACTTTGTGCTGGTATGGATACGTGTAActtttttatcctttatttttatttttctttgaaatatttatttttggggcCCAAGGGagaaatatttccaaaataaattaaacactCGTAACCTAACCTAATTTATAAAGAGGAAGGtgttaaaaacattattattaacaaaatctCTGGAgaaaagttttattattattattattattattttttttacttttgatttaaaaaaaaagttctcgGTAAAAacctaattaaacattaatattatgcaaaaaaaaaaaaaaccttatttaagtaaatgttatttaaaacacttatgatgtttatttatgtaattttttaaagaagGATCATGAACACCAAACAACTTTTTCAACGGGAAAAAAAGATCTTACCAAATTAcattaaagttttttttcccaaaaaattgaatcatagcatttatttatttatttctattttgccAAAAATAAAAGTGTGAGACAAATCAATcacttaaaataatttatggtttggtttctttttttcaaaaataaaaaaagcatctCCAGcaatttatggttttttttaaaataatttacattTAAGTAATTTCAGTGTTGATGTCTTCAAATCCACAGTATATCATGAAACTAACATTAGTTTTCAAATTTGTTAGTGAGAATATAGTagactaataataatactaatcttaataattaataatatataatttcttaataaatCATGTTAGAAGCATTCAACATATCAAAATtcgaaaatttttatttacataaaaaaatctttctacCAAATAAAGAGAAAGTTGTAAATTTATTCATGTACGCCGAAATCTTATTTTGGATAAACTTTtacaaaataggagactttaatttttataaataaaaattttataaacgtATATTTAGTTAAACTGCCTATGAAGTAAGTTAAATTATGGTATATAAGGTGATCTCTTTAAAACACTTCAAACTTTTGCTTATTGTGTTTGGGTAGTAATGCTTGAATTGATTTTTGAATATCATTTTACAATAATATCAAACATAGACAAAATATAAGCTTTAAGTAGatgaaatctatatatatataatatcggGTATAAGTAAATTATTAGGTTTATATCCTATATAAAGataatcttttaaatatattatatggaCCAGATAAGAATTTAttgatttgaaataaaaataataaatatcattaaatatatatacacccagagagagagattgtgcataaaaataagatatgatcctatttatgaaaaatatttgtataacCCAAAGGTAATTTTGGCTTGATTGTGAAAAAAGCATTTTGTATTGTTTAAGGTTTAGTAAAAACAATACTTTTAGAAGTGTTTCCAAAGTTAAACATttaatgtttggatttccaAAGTTAAAAGTGTTTCTATGGCTAAAATGCACTATTATGGTTAAAAtcttatttgagttttaattttttaaatagccATATAACTTTGTCTTACTTTCATTATAGTCATCCAActtcaaaatatatcaaaatggtTATCTAAATTACAAAAACTTTCAGTGAGTAATCACCCGAGATTTTCTGTCACCCAATAGCTTACGTGGGCACCGTAAAAGCTGAGTCAGCATCTGATGCCCACATCATCAAGCTTACGTGGCAATTCTATCGGGCGAGCACGTAAGCTATTTGGTGCGGGAAGGTCTCGGGTGACTGCTCGATAAAAGTTGTTGTAACTTGAATGACCACTTTGATACATTTTGAAGTTGGATGATTGAAGTATTTTTGGTGACACTGAGTTAAGAGTGCTCAACCCTAATCACAGCAAGCTtcccaagaaagaaaaagacccCTGGGATTTATCATACCTAGCACTATTGGAGGGCTTGTGGATGAGAAAGCTTTAGCCGATATtggggcaagtatcaacatgATGCCCTAGAATTTTCCAAAAACTAGGGCTcggggaaaaaaaaatccatgataATGACACTACAGTTGGCCGACAGATCCATCCGGCAGCCAAGAGggataattgaagatgttttgatcaaggtggacaaattcatatttcctgtagactttgtgatCCTCGATGTTAATGAAAAGGTTGACATCCCCCTCATTCTAGGAAGACCGTTCTTGGCGACCTCAAAAGCCCCAAGTGATGTCAAGGACGGTCGAATGACACTCTGAGTAGGAGACGAAGAAGTCATCTTCAAACTTTGAGACTCAATGAGACAACTATGGATTTTGGCGATACTTATTATTATGCTGATGTTGttgataattttgtttctaagTATATGCAGGACACACTTATGAAGGATAAACTATCTGAGCTATTGGAAAATGATCCGCATGAGGTTGATGAATCTGAAGAG comes from Dioscorea cayenensis subsp. rotundata cultivar TDr96_F1 chromosome 15, TDr96_F1_v2_PseudoChromosome.rev07_lg8_w22 25.fasta, whole genome shotgun sequence and encodes:
- the LOC120276660 gene encoding tyrosine decarboxylase 1-like, with translation MGSLQADLLEANQTCHPKPLDPEEFRRQGHLVIDFLADYYHNVDKYPVRSQVEPGYLSKLIPDTAPNNPEPIETILQDVQNDIVPGITHWMSPNYYAYFPSSGSTAGFLGEMLSTGFNIVGFNWMSSPAATELETIVMDWLGKMIDLPPSFLYSGGGGGVLQGTTCEAILCTLTAARDKILNEIGRDQITRLVVYGSDQTHCALRKAAQIVGIQPRNFRAIETYQSNAFGLSPASFREALVADIAAGLVPLYLCATIGTTSSTAVDPIAGLCDVAKDFGVWVHVDAAYAGGACVCPEFRHFIDGVEKANSFSFNAHKWFFNNLDCCCLWVREPAALVNALSTNPEYLKNKATESKQVIDYKDWQIALSRRFRAMKLWLVLRSYGVASLRNFIRSHVKMAKLFEDMVQTDKRFEIFLARTFAMVCFRLLLPTSKSKGKEPERVVAIENELNQKLLEAVNSSGKIYMTHAIVGGVYIIRFAIGASLTEEKHVKFAWKVVQDHAEALLATLD